From a region of the Tiliqua scincoides isolate rTilSci1 chromosome 4, rTilSci1.hap2, whole genome shotgun sequence genome:
- the LOC136648281 gene encoding GSK-3-binding protein-like, with the protein MPCRRPGGERFLLLERAVSLQSSPVGGGGGGGGSKEVDALVAKLGEVLQLSARPRPAKYSGRDRAAPYSSPQGLGFLAALHRHHPAPAHPRPSLLLLQPPPAPPPSGSPRVSKQLCGRGWLRSAARAGGKKRRPQHPLLRAGDGGQEEDDDPHRLLQQLILSGNLIKEAVRRLQLAATTVPAAETSTTDSPGSASSIQLPQQHQ; encoded by the coding sequence ATGCCGTGCCGGCGGCCGGGAGGGGAGCGCTTCCTGCTGCTGGAGCGCGCCGTATCTCTGCAGAGCAGCCCCGTcgggggaggcggcggcggcggcggctccaaGGAGGTGGACGCGCTGGTGGCCAAGCTGGGCGAGGTGCTGCAGCTGAGCGCCCGTCCGCGCCCCGCCAAGTACAGCGGCCGCGACCGGGCGGCTCCGTACTCGTCCCCGCAGGGGCTCGGCTTCCTGGCGGCGCTGCACCGGCACCACCCCGCGCCCGCCCACCCtcgcccttccctgctgctgctgcagccgccccCCGCACCGCCTCCCTCCGGCAGCCCCCGGGTCTCCAAGCAGCTGTGCGGCCGCGGCTGGCTGCGGAGCGCGGCCCGGGCTGGGGGCAAGAAGAGGCGGCCGCAGCACCCGCTCCTGCGGGCGGGAGACGGTGGccaggaggaggacgacgacccGCACCggcttctgcagcagctcatCCTCTCTGGGAACCTCATCAAGGAAGCCGTGCGGAGACTGCAGCTGGCTGCCACCACGGTGCCCGCGGCGGAGACCTCCACCACGGACTCCCCGGGCTCAGCCTCGTCCATCCAGCTGCCACAGCAGCATCAGTGA